One segment of Nostoc piscinale CENA21 DNA contains the following:
- a CDS encoding DUF928 domain-containing protein gives MLNKNLLLITLGLILIPDLLLGTIPTIAAPTNSIAQFGIPRSTPRLFPRRRSLLKFKVPGIRGSRNLEAGAARGKCSPQDISGVLPPKPPKSAANQVPVELTVSDRPTFFVNVPQTSAQQAEFLLRDENGEELLDKTLPITASSGIMSYTLPTDFSGLAVGKKYQWRFSLLCDSTNGDRSGDPIASGWIERVEVPPTVASKLQTATPKQRVIIYAENGYWHDTLKTLADLRAAHPNDLTLVRDWDDILRSVGLEAMSKQPLVPLNPTTAASQ, from the coding sequence ATGCTCAACAAAAACTTACTATTAATTACATTAGGTTTAATTCTCATTCCCGATTTGTTGCTGGGGACAATCCCCACAATTGCAGCGCCTACTAATAGCATCGCTCAATTCGGTATTCCGCGTTCCACACCCAGATTATTTCCGCGTCGCCGCTCTCTATTAAAATTTAAAGTGCCAGGAATTCGTGGTTCGCGCAATCTGGAAGCAGGTGCAGCCAGGGGAAAATGCAGCCCGCAAGATATTAGTGGTGTTTTACCTCCCAAACCGCCCAAAAGTGCGGCTAATCAAGTTCCTGTAGAATTAACAGTGAGCGATCGCCCAACATTTTTTGTCAATGTTCCCCAAACCTCTGCACAGCAAGCAGAGTTTTTACTTAGGGATGAAAATGGGGAAGAATTACTTGATAAAACTCTGCCGATCACAGCCAGCAGTGGCATTATGAGCTACACTTTACCTACCGATTTTTCGGGGTTGGCAGTCGGGAAAAAATATCAATGGCGTTTTTCTTTACTGTGTGATTCTACCAACGGCGATCGCAGTGGCGATCCGATTGCTAGTGGCTGGATTGAACGTGTCGAAGTACCCCCAACAGTAGCGAGTAAATTACAAACAGCAACACCTAAACAGCGTGTCATTATCTATGCAGAAAATGGTTATTGGCATGACACGCTAAAAACCTTGGCTGATTTACGTGCTGCTCATCCCAATGATTTAACTTTAGTTCGAGATTGGGATGATATTTTGCGATCGGTCGGACTAGAAGCAATGTCCAAACAGCCTTTAGTTCCCCTAAATCCTACAACAGCAGCTAGTCAATAA
- a CDS encoding PhoX family protein, which yields MSTLSRRQLLIFFGGSTAAAVLGDKLLTGLSSVAEATTTPLSFTPVRLPHPLPIYQTQPSFLPTGIGQGQVVAASTSPNLPSYNVIDDVIVPPEYERYIIVSWGDRVFPNSDDYVGYNCDYTGFIPLGRTLDEGYLWVNHEYVSFPFSGFAPEAPADVQALTTTFPTVIGRSLPTTRNIEVEGEFLYNLGGSIIRVSRRNSARRYTVVRGDNRNRRIHGLSGLGINRERTDSYNTVTSWGNLSHQQGDQNYLIGTGPAATQVFPLSADGLGNRIIGTAYNCSGGTTPWGTILTAEENFQGSSAFFVGVTEAVQPNGTQTGYTNGTTGQTFGLVGEKYGWMVEIDPANPNFRPRKHSWLGRFRHENIAIRAEARNRLVAYMGDDRRGGHTWKFVSTNIVTSPTSKANSDLWERGTLYVARYNPDGTGEWIPLLLDTRTNPISPSVLSSVEFAALGTAQTNGRLPLPRRNGVAGQTVDGGAFNCDRTNEATALPNYQNRTLRDFYTSQGAVLCDAFLAANLAGGTPTARPEDLEVHPVTREVFISYTDGAPGSDGYPDSRIFQVAKLSAAVDATQQSGGLYKIIEDSADGTGLTFRWQRFAQGGEAGSDDGAGFANVDNLVFDNQANVWGVTDMSTSTHNGFNVGAAGNPTTINHTSTGNISNFTGVFGNNWLFFIPTSGSNAGKVMPFAYGPVRCEMTGPTFVGDTLILSVQHPGEDCPINDGTVLSRSIEMLALDGTLFNQTRTVPRGSSWPSNIQGQPQGVPRPSVIGIQRRNPINGRFV from the coding sequence ATGTCTACATTAAGTCGAAGACAACTTCTCATATTTTTTGGTGGCAGTACTGCGGCTGCTGTATTGGGAGACAAACTTTTAACAGGTTTGTCCAGTGTCGCCGAGGCAACAACAACTCCACTAAGCTTTACACCAGTACGATTACCGCATCCTTTACCGATTTACCAAACTCAGCCTAGTTTTTTACCAACAGGAATTGGACAAGGACAAGTAGTTGCAGCTTCTACCAGTCCCAATTTGCCAAGCTACAACGTTATCGATGATGTGATTGTACCGCCAGAATATGAGCGTTATATCATCGTCAGTTGGGGCGATCGCGTATTTCCTAACTCTGATGATTATGTCGGTTACAACTGCGATTACACTGGTTTCATTCCTCTGGGCAGAACCCTCGATGAAGGCTATTTATGGGTTAACCATGAGTATGTGAGTTTTCCCTTTTCTGGTTTTGCACCCGAAGCTCCGGCTGATGTCCAAGCACTCACTACAACCTTTCCTACAGTCATTGGTCGCTCTTTACCGACAACTAGAAACATCGAAGTAGAGGGAGAATTTTTATATAACTTAGGTGGTTCGATTATTCGTGTTTCTCGTCGCAACAGTGCTAGACGTTATACCGTAGTTCGAGGAGATAACAGAAATCGCCGAATTCATGGTTTATCTGGTTTAGGAATCAACCGTGAAAGAACTGATAGCTACAACACTGTCACAAGTTGGGGTAATCTCAGCCACCAGCAAGGCGACCAAAATTATTTAATTGGTACTGGCCCCGCTGCAACCCAAGTCTTCCCTCTAAGTGCTGATGGCTTAGGTAACAGAATTATCGGTACTGCTTACAACTGTTCTGGTGGAACAACACCTTGGGGAACCATCTTAACAGCAGAAGAAAACTTCCAAGGTAGTTCAGCCTTTTTTGTGGGTGTAACAGAAGCAGTTCAACCTAATGGTACTCAAACAGGTTACACCAATGGTACAACTGGCCAGACCTTTGGTTTAGTTGGTGAAAAATATGGCTGGATGGTAGAAATTGACCCAGCTAACCCGAATTTCCGTCCCCGCAAACACTCATGGTTGGGTCGTTTCCGCCATGAAAATATTGCTATACGTGCGGAAGCTCGTAATAGATTAGTCGCCTATATGGGTGATGATAGACGTGGTGGACATACATGGAAATTTGTGAGTACAAATATTGTCACTTCGCCAACTAGTAAAGCCAACAGCGATTTGTGGGAACGAGGAACTTTATATGTAGCTCGTTACAATCCAGATGGTACAGGTGAATGGATACCTTTATTATTAGATACTCGCACCAATCCAATTTCTCCTTCAGTACTTTCTTCTGTAGAATTTGCGGCCTTGGGTACAGCGCAAACTAATGGTCGTTTACCACTACCTAGACGTAATGGTGTGGCTGGACAGACTGTTGATGGTGGAGCATTTAATTGCGATCGCACTAACGAAGCCACAGCGTTACCAAATTATCAAAATAGAACACTCCGAGATTTCTACACTAGCCAAGGTGCGGTTCTCTGCGATGCTTTCCTTGCAGCCAATTTAGCTGGGGGAACTCCGACTGCTCGTCCCGAAGATTTAGAAGTGCATCCCGTCACTAGAGAGGTGTTCATTTCTTATACTGATGGTGCGCCTGGAAGTGATGGTTATCCTGATTCTCGGATTTTCCAAGTAGCGAAGTTAAGTGCTGCTGTTGATGCTACTCAACAATCGGGCGGACTGTACAAAATTATTGAAGACAGTGCCGATGGTACAGGACTCACCTTTAGATGGCAAAGATTTGCTCAAGGTGGTGAAGCTGGATCAGATGATGGTGCTGGTTTTGCCAATGTCGATAACTTGGTATTTGACAATCAAGCTAATGTTTGGGGTGTAACGGATATGTCCACCAGCACTCACAATGGTTTCAACGTGGGTGCAGCAGGTAATCCAACAACTATCAATCACACAAGTACTGGTAATATCTCCAATTTTACAGGTGTTTTTGGTAACAACTGGTTGTTCTTTATCCCCACTAGTGGAAGCAATGCTGGAAAAGTTATGCCTTTTGCCTATGGGCCTGTGCGTTGTGAAATGACAGGGCCGACTTTTGTGGGTGATACACTCATTCTTTCTGTGCAGCATCCTGGCGAAGATTGTCCAATTAATGATGGTACAGTTCTTAGCCGCTCAATAGAAATGCTGGCTTTGGATGGCACACTGTTCAATCAGACTCGTACTGTTCCCCGTGGTAGTAGCTGGCCTAGCAATATTCAAGGTCAACCCCAGGGCGTTCCTCGCCCATCGGTCATTGGGATTCAACGCAGAAACCCAATTAATGGCAGATTTGTCTAG
- a CDS encoding PEP-CTERM sorting domain-containing protein (PEP-CTERM proteins occur, often in large numbers, in the proteomes of bacteria that also encode an exosortase, a predicted intramembrane cysteine proteinase. The presence of a PEP-CTERM domain at a protein's C-terminus predicts cleavage within the sorting domain, followed by covalent anchoring to some some component of the (usually Gram-negative) cell surface. Many PEP-CTERM proteins exhibit an unusual sequence composition that includes large numbers of potential glycosylation sites. Expression of one such protein has been shown restore the ability of a bacterium to form floc, a type of biofilm.), whose amino-acid sequence MKSTQYLGIASLAIALSLATVEVKPTQAAVFNYNFTADVTSGVNPGQYSGSFRYDDTNLTGVGAENLDVSNGLLSVVFDYLGTRYTEADDFDFPGGIAPIVSFNNGNFVGLSYLVEDQFFIGDANNLSTGGNRFYSIVSADLTSAIETGTVTYTKVPEPLALVGTAIATATGLWVNRKKKASVA is encoded by the coding sequence ATGAAATCAACTCAATACTTAGGCATTGCTAGTTTGGCGATCGCCTTATCTTTAGCAACTGTTGAAGTTAAGCCAACACAGGCAGCAGTATTTAATTATAATTTCACTGCTGATGTGACTTCTGGTGTTAACCCTGGTCAATATAGCGGTTCATTCAGATATGATGACACCAACTTAACTGGTGTGGGTGCAGAAAATCTCGATGTCAGCAATGGATTGCTATCTGTTGTGTTTGATTATCTTGGTACTCGCTATACAGAAGCTGATGATTTTGATTTTCCCGGCGGAATTGCACCCATCGTTAGCTTTAATAATGGCAATTTTGTTGGACTCAGCTACCTAGTAGAAGATCAGTTTTTCATTGGTGATGCTAATAATCTCTCAACTGGTGGTAATCGATTTTATAGTATTGTCAGTGCTGACTTGACATCTGCTATAGAAACAGGCACAGTGACTTACACTAAAGTTCCCGAACCCTTGGCGCTTGTGGGAACAGCGATCGCTACAGCTACAGGATTATGGGTAAATCGTAAGAAAAAAGCGTCAGTAGCATAA
- a CDS encoding CHAT domain-containing protein: MHIKFQKISSKLPIIFQQNQQKYLSQVKILTAINIILGLYLIPAKVQAQNITPAKDGTGTTVNLQGNNIDISGGKLSSDKANLFHSFSKFGLDANQTANFLSQPSIQNILGRVTGGEASIINGIIRVSGGNSNLYLINPAGIIFGQNASLNVPASFTATTATRLGFGNDNWLNAVGSNNYNQLIGTPNSFAFDGSVASAIFNQGNLAVTSGNNLSLFAGTVAGTGNLSAPGGNITIATVPGSSLLRLSMPGNPLSLEIQPPNSSNNNLASNSLPALLTGGGVENASGLVVNNGEVQLIGSGLQVENGDMVSTDNIAIHGAATINATGNITTGNISTADRINGVSGLVALTARGSITTSNIDTSAFTRFGTATAGAVTLTARGNITTKNIDTSAALTLGIAKSGGVTLTSDSNITVESINTTAMSFDAQNLRLVSISDLPDQAIPLFAQGGDVNILANGTVRVVGEILNRGQPTGNSIFTSAFNQPGAVKIQHDGGVNNVPFIVGNVSLNGTAAAINVSQFRPVSFDPIRGILFLDSTNSQISSTSAVNTFPVIPLGGTADFTPSRISIISLNTPPTFSGNTNLLKIQPNQSVTFNLNSLNINTNDLNNDHRNIIFDRILLGSLNFQDGTLVTPGTILNANTVLVYTPPQGSLGQIPAFTIRASDGVSESIPQQININITLPPIQPIITNNTPNLDQNNLPTLETNNIFNPETNKILTVDLNNFVNLEEDKIATSLPISEKDKPLLEAEAGEEIDKEISKIDTRFTNQFVQYLGTDRPVMKTIKEVRDTLADIEKATGVKPALIYISFIPKILKSDVLPEQNPTPQDDDILELIMVTGKGVPIRKVMNVTRSQVLATSKLFTSYVTNPGSAKNYIAPSKQLYNWLIAPLNFKLQARRINNLVFITDAGLRSMPTAALYDGQKYLIENYSISLMPSFSLTDTKYVDIKKAEVLGMGASQFMNLDPLPSVPSELTTITRKLWFGRTFLNETFTFRNLKAQRRQKAFGIVHLATHGEFKSGATGNSYIQLWDSQLQMNQMRQLGWNNPPVELVVLSACRTALGDEDAEFGFAGFAVQSGAKSALASLWYVSDEGTFGLMTQFYEKLKQAPIKAEALRRAQVAMLKGEVRLEMGRLRTARSDVPLPEVLAELGDKKLTHPFFWSAFTMIGNPW, encoded by the coding sequence TTGCATATTAAATTTCAGAAAATCTCAAGCAAATTACCAATAATTTTTCAACAAAATCAGCAAAAATATTTATCTCAAGTCAAAATATTAACTGCTATCAACATTATTTTAGGATTATATTTAATCCCTGCAAAAGTCCAAGCCCAAAACATCACCCCTGCTAAGGATGGTACAGGCACAACTGTTAACCTCCAAGGTAACAATATTGATATCAGTGGTGGTAAGCTCAGTAGCGACAAAGCCAACCTATTCCACAGCTTCAGCAAATTTGGACTAGATGCCAACCAAACAGCCAACTTTTTATCGCAACCATCAATTCAAAACATTTTAGGCAGAGTTACAGGTGGCGAAGCATCGATAATTAACGGCATCATTCGCGTTAGTGGCGGAAACTCCAACTTATATTTAATCAACCCCGCAGGGATTATTTTTGGACAAAACGCCAGTTTAAATGTGCCGGCATCATTTACTGCTACCACAGCCACACGCCTTGGTTTTGGGAATGATAACTGGTTAAATGCTGTGGGCAGCAACAACTATAACCAACTTATTGGTACACCCAATAGTTTTGCTTTTGATGGGAGTGTCGCCAGTGCCATATTCAATCAAGGTAATTTAGCAGTCACATCAGGGAATAATTTAAGTTTATTTGCAGGTACAGTTGCAGGTACAGGTAATCTATCTGCACCAGGGGGTAACATCACTATTGCTACTGTGCCTGGTAGTAGCTTACTGCGTTTGAGTATGCCGGGAAATCCTTTGAGTTTAGAAATTCAACCGCCCAATTCTAGTAATAATAATCTGGCATCGAATTCTTTACCAGCATTGTTAACTGGTGGTGGTGTTGAGAATGCTTCTGGTTTGGTGGTGAATAATGGTGAGGTGCAGTTAATTGGTTCTGGTTTACAGGTTGAAAATGGTGATATGGTTAGCACCGATAACATTGCTATTCATGGTGCTGCTACTATTAATGCTACAGGTAATATCACAACTGGAAATATCTCCACTGCTGACAGAATTAACGGTGTATCAGGTTTGGTTGCGTTAACAGCACGCGGTAGTATCACGACTAGTAATATTGACACTTCAGCATTCACTCGTTTTGGAACTGCTACAGCAGGTGCAGTCACTTTAACGGCAAGAGGTAATATCACAACCAAGAATATTGATACTTCAGCAGCATTAACATTGGGAATAGCTAAATCTGGTGGAGTCACTTTAACATCTGACAGCAATATTACTGTTGAAAGTATTAATACCACAGCTATGAGTTTTGATGCCCAAAATCTTCGGCTTGTCAGTATATCCGATCTACCTGATCAAGCTATTCCACTCTTTGCTCAAGGTGGTGATGTCAATATCTTGGCAAATGGAACTGTTAGGGTAGTGGGAGAAATTTTGAATCGTGGACAGCCTACAGGGAATTCTATTTTTACTAGTGCATTTAATCAGCCTGGCGCTGTCAAAATTCAGCATGATGGAGGAGTAAATAACGTCCCATTTATTGTTGGTAATGTAAGCTTGAATGGTACAGCAGCAGCAATTAATGTTAGTCAGTTTCGTCCTGTGAGTTTTGATCCGATTAGGGGAATATTATTTCTAGATAGTACAAATTCACAAATTTCTTCCACATCAGCAGTTAATACTTTTCCTGTAATACCCTTAGGGGGAACAGCTGATTTTACTCCTAGTCGGATTTCGATTATTTCCCTTAACACACCGCCTACTTTTTCTGGTAATACCAATTTACTAAAAATTCAACCAAATCAGTCTGTTACATTTAATTTGAATTCATTAAATATCAATACAAATGATCTGAATAATGATCATCGCAACATAATTTTTGATAGGATATTATTGGGTTCTCTTAACTTCCAAGATGGAACCCTAGTTACCCCAGGAACAATTCTGAATGCAAATACAGTTTTGGTATACACGCCGCCACAAGGTTCTCTTGGTCAAATTCCAGCTTTTACTATTAGAGCTAGTGACGGTGTTTCTGAGTCTATACCGCAACAAATCAACATCAATATTACTTTGCCACCAATACAACCAATAATTACAAATAACACTCCTAATCTAGACCAAAATAATCTCCCTACTTTAGAAACGAATAATATTTTCAATCCGGAAACAAATAAAATACTGACTGTAGACCTCAATAATTTTGTCAATTTAGAAGAAGATAAGATAGCTACCAGTTTACCAATATCGGAAAAAGATAAACCTCTTCTAGAAGCAGAAGCAGGTGAAGAGATAGATAAGGAGATATCTAAAATTGATACAAGGTTTACTAACCAGTTTGTACAATACTTAGGTACAGACAGACCTGTAATGAAAACTATTAAAGAAGTCCGTGATACTTTAGCAGATATTGAAAAGGCCACAGGTGTGAAACCTGCTTTAATTTACATTTCTTTTATACCGAAAATTCTAAAGAGCGATGTCTTACCAGAGCAAAATCCCACACCACAAGACGACGACATTTTAGAGTTAATCATGGTGACAGGTAAGGGTGTGCCGATTCGGAAAGTAATGAATGTAACGCGATCGCAGGTATTAGCAACGAGTAAATTATTCACCAGCTACGTTACCAATCCTGGTTCGGCGAAAAACTATATTGCGCCTAGCAAACAATTATATAACTGGCTAATTGCTCCACTTAACTTTAAGCTGCAAGCACGGCGAATTAATAATCTAGTTTTTATCACGGATGCGGGCTTGCGATCAATGCCTACAGCAGCTCTCTATGATGGTCAAAAGTATTTAATTGAAAACTACAGTATCAGTTTAATGCCTAGTTTCAGCCTGACTGATACCAAATATGTGGACATTAAAAAAGCGGAAGTGTTAGGGATGGGTGCATCCCAATTCATGAACCTCGACCCGCTACCATCCGTACCGTCAGAGTTAACTACCATCACGCGGAAGCTTTGGTTTGGTAGAACCTTCTTAAATGAAACTTTCACATTCAGAAATCTCAAAGCTCAACGACGACAAAAAGCCTTCGGAATTGTTCACCTAGCTACCCACGGGGAATTCAAATCAGGTGCAACTGGTAACTCTTACATTCAATTGTGGGATAGTCAACTTCAAATGAATCAGATGCGCCAACTCGGCTGGAATAACCCGCCTGTAGAACTAGTGGTGCTGAGTGCTTGTCGTACAGCCTTGGGTGACGAAGACGCAGAATTTGGTTTTGCTGGCTTTGCAGTACAGTCGGGTGCTAAGTCTGCATTGGCGAGTTTATGGTATGTCTCCGATGAAGGTACTTTTGGTTTGATGACCCAATTTTACGAAAAGTTGAAACAAGCTCCTATCAAAGCCGAAGCCCTCCGACGAGCGCAAGTAGCAATGCTTAAAGGTGAGGTGCGGCTAGAAATGGGTAGGCTCAGAACTGCTCGTAGTGATGTACCTCTACCAGAAGTTTTAGCAGAACTTGGTGATAAAAAATTGACTCACCCCTTTTTCTGGTCTGCTTTTACTATGATTGGTAATCCTTGGTAA
- a CDS encoding HAD hydrolase-like protein, which yields MSLLFDGVYESELDGVWSVKADLIHYILMRENLLPETVVMVGDRKHDIIRAKHHHITTIGVTYGYGTEQELQTHGADFIAHSPDEIANFIIYSS from the coding sequence ATATCACTGCTGTTTGATGGTGTTTATGAGAGTGAACTTGATGGAGTGTGGAGTGTCAAAGCTGATTTAATTCACTATATTTTAATGAGAGAAAATCTTTTACCTGAGACTGTGGTGATGGTAGGCGATCGCAAACACGACATAATTAGAGCCAAACACCATCATATTACTACAATTGGTGTGACTTATGGCTATGGAACTGAGCAAGAGTTACAAACTCACGGTGCAGATTTTATAGCTCATTCTCCAGATGAGATTGCCAATTTTATTATATATTCATCCTAA
- a CDS encoding sensor histidine kinase has protein sequence MAKSSQSSFRRILVTRILLLFVPVLLLGELVALNKARSSLLKTARQNLTESAVLKGEKIVNEIATLKTSLLIASKTSVLRTGSEAEVQNFISQIIQELPTYVECLQLSDLETGNIIASSCGDKPIREPKLPFVADSQVEINPVLPPKAGTTGQRDTENQLQMVLSAPVYNQTGQLKYALSMQSSLYKHTKNHPGSLTGSTLVIADDGTILAHPIPERINSNIQEYPDANRLQNIIQNAMTGQSNSVDLSFQEGKELVAGYSVISNPIAKQPPQWIILAVTSVDNALFGLEEIKLILIVLTVGLIGATLLASLYLAPYLAGPVEELRDYVLNIHSHHAAQTVPQTFKIREFNQLAQAIDQMFDRLKAWAEELESAWKEAKTANQIKSQFLATTSHELRNPLNIIINCVRLVREDMCDNRDEEMEFLKRADETAIHLLGIINDLLDISKIEAGKLSVVSVPMDLRQTLLEVINIQSVNVQQKGLQLKTTLGDEPIPVKADAAKLRQVLINIIGNATKFTDEGSIAIAAIIEHNNSHSQVVVSVTDTGLGIEPSQQHKLFRPFVRIDGGSTRKFDGTGLGLAISRNLIELMGGSISLESAGLNQGTTVKITLPIIDSESGENFKPTSEEAEIPEVDSCEQTQAAQSQSDNYQLPLVENLFKS, from the coding sequence ATGGCTAAGTCCAGTCAATCGTCTTTTAGACGTATTTTAGTAACAAGAATTTTGCTGCTGTTTGTCCCAGTGTTATTACTGGGAGAACTTGTGGCTTTAAATAAAGCACGTTCTAGCTTGCTAAAAACTGCACGCCAAAATCTGACAGAAAGTGCAGTTCTTAAAGGAGAAAAAATAGTTAATGAGATTGCTACTCTCAAAACCAGTTTATTAATTGCTAGTAAAACATCGGTATTGCGAACAGGTTCAGAGGCTGAAGTCCAAAACTTTATCAGTCAGATAATTCAAGAATTACCAACCTACGTTGAATGTTTACAATTATCTGATTTGGAAACCGGCAATATCATTGCAAGTAGTTGTGGTGACAAACCCATCAGAGAACCGAAACTACCCTTTGTAGCTGACAGTCAAGTTGAAATCAATCCAGTACTACCACCCAAAGCAGGTACAACTGGCCAAAGAGACACAGAAAATCAGCTGCAAATGGTTCTCTCTGCCCCGGTTTACAATCAAACCGGGCAGTTAAAGTATGCTTTGAGTATGCAGTCATCGCTATACAAGCACACCAAAAATCACCCAGGCTCACTTACCGGTTCTACATTGGTAATTGCTGACGATGGCACAATCTTGGCACACCCCATACCAGAGAGAATTAACAGCAATATTCAAGAATACCCCGATGCCAATAGGTTGCAAAACATTATTCAAAATGCAATGACAGGTCAAAGCAACTCTGTCGACTTATCGTTTCAAGAAGGTAAAGAATTAGTTGCTGGCTATAGTGTAATTAGTAATCCGATCGCCAAACAGCCGCCACAATGGATTATCTTGGCTGTTACCAGTGTAGATAATGCCCTGTTTGGTTTAGAAGAAATTAAATTGATTTTGATAGTGCTAACAGTGGGTTTGATTGGTGCAACTTTGTTAGCATCTTTATACCTAGCTCCTTATCTGGCAGGGCCTGTAGAAGAATTACGAGATTATGTGCTGAACATTCACAGTCATCATGCAGCCCAAACAGTACCACAGACTTTCAAAATTCGGGAGTTTAATCAACTAGCACAAGCAATTGACCAAATGTTTGACAGGCTGAAAGCTTGGGCGGAAGAATTAGAAAGTGCTTGGAAAGAAGCTAAAACAGCCAATCAAATAAAAAGTCAGTTTTTGGCGACAACTTCTCATGAGTTGCGTAACCCCCTGAACATTATTATTAATTGTGTGCGCCTTGTGCGAGAAGATATGTGCGATAACCGCGATGAGGAAATGGAATTTCTCAAACGCGCTGATGAAACCGCCATTCACTTGCTAGGGATTATTAACGATTTACTGGATATTTCTAAAATTGAAGCCGGGAAACTTTCTGTTGTTTCCGTCCCAATGGATTTGCGACAAACACTATTGGAAGTGATTAATATCCAATCAGTGAATGTGCAGCAAAAAGGCTTACAGTTAAAAACAACTTTGGGTGATGAGCCAATTCCAGTCAAGGCAGATGCAGCTAAACTGCGCCAAGTATTAATTAATATTATTGGTAATGCTACTAAGTTTACTGATGAAGGCAGTATTGCGATCGCCGCTATTATTGAACATAACAATAGCCATTCTCAAGTTGTTGTTTCTGTTACCGATACAGGTTTAGGAATTGAACCATCCCAACAACACAAGTTATTTCGTCCCTTTGTAAGGATAGATGGTGGCTCAACACGTAAGTTTGATGGTACAGGATTAGGACTGGCAATTTCTCGCAACTTAATTGAACTGATGGGTGGTAGCATTTCCCTAGAAAGTGCAGGTCTAAATCAGGGAACCACGGTTAAAATTACTTTGCCAATTATAGATAGTGAGAGTGGAGAAAATTTTAAACCTACCTCTGAAGAAGCGGAAATTCCAGAGGTAGATTCTTGTGAACAAACTCAAGCCGCGCAATCTCAGTCAGATAACTATCAACTACCATTAGTAGAAAATCTCTTCAAAAGTTGA
- a CDS encoding RibD family protein: MTQHRPHTAVVLAMSADGKIADIRRSPARFGSGADKAHLEAQIAASDAVLFGAGTLRAYGTTLTVSHPTLLQHRIKAGKSPQPVHIVITQSADFNPEIKFFNQPIPRWLLTTTVGATIWQKRSEFFEQIFVFETSTGKIDTAAFLQHLASIDITRLAVLGGGQLVASMVHSDLIDEFWLTVCPLILGGTTAPTPVEGQGFLANLAPRLKLLEVKQVEQEVFLHYQVQRTLD; the protein is encoded by the coding sequence ATGACGCAACATCGTCCTCATACCGCAGTAGTTTTGGCAATGAGTGCAGATGGCAAAATAGCAGATATTAGGCGATCGCCTGCTCGATTTGGCTCTGGGGCAGATAAAGCACACCTAGAAGCACAAATCGCTGCCTCTGATGCCGTTCTCTTCGGTGCTGGTACGCTCCGTGCTTACGGTACGACACTTACCGTATCACATCCAACACTGCTGCAACATCGAATTAAAGCGGGGAAGAGCCCCCAACCGGTTCATATAGTGATTACACAGTCTGCGGATTTTAATCCGGAAATCAAGTTTTTTAACCAGCCTATCCCACGTTGGTTATTAACAACAACTGTGGGAGCAACGATTTGGCAAAAACGCTCAGAATTTTTTGAACAGATTTTTGTTTTTGAAACCTCAACTGGAAAAATTGACACTGCTGCTTTTTTGCAGCATTTGGCATCTATAGATATAACACGCCTAGCGGTCTTAGGTGGTGGTCAATTAGTAGCTTCTATGGTTCACTCAGATTTAATAGACGAATTTTGGCTGACTGTCTGCCCGTTGATTTTGGGTGGAACTACAGCACCCACACCAGTAGAGGGACAGGGATTTTTAGCGAATTTGGCTCCTCGGCTCAAACTTTTGGAAGTTAAACAAGTTGAGCAAGAAGTCTTTTTACACTATCAAGTGCAACGGACATTAGACTAA